The genomic region TTGGGCGCGACCTATCGCTCAGGTGCCAAAGTGACGGTATCCGGAGGGGTGAATCAGGAGTTCGCATTTAAACTGCCTGATGAAGCCACACTTGCTATTGCCCATGATTTTGCAGATGTGTGGCGTCTTGAGACCGATGTGAAGTGGAGCCGCTGGTCGGCGCTGAAAGATATGAATGTCACTGCTGCCGGTGTTGTGGTGCAGGGTAATACACTGCAGCTGCGTGACACCATCACCGCCATGGCCGGTCTCACCTGGACCTGGTACCCGGGCAGCCAGATGCGTCTGGGTTACGCCTATGATCAGGGTGCCAATAAGGTGGCCGGTTACAATCCGATTATGGCTGATCAGGATGGTCACCGCGTTAGTCTGGGTATTGGTGGCGTTATCATGAACAGCCATATGGATCTCTCCTACAGCTATACCTACCATAATAAGAAAACTGTTACCGGTGCCTATGCCGGAACCTATCGTGATCGTAATCAGGCGCTGGTTTTCTCTATCACCAAAACCTTTGATTAAGATCGCTACCTAGGGGCTGTCGCATGGCACAGCAGGTATCACTTCTTCATCCTGAGGCCGGAGCTGGCTCAGAGATCGATATCAATGTACCGCTGGCGCACCGCATCCGTCCTAAATCTCTTGCAGAAGTGGCCGGTCAGCATGAGCTGACCCGAACTGACTCATGGTTTGCCGCAATGATGGCAGAAGGGCGCTGCATCTCCTGTATCTTCTGGGGACCTCCGGGGGTGGGTAAAACCACGCTGGCCACGATGATGGCTGATGCGGCCGGCATTCCCTTCAGGCAACTCTCTGCTGTTTCTGCAGGTAAAGCGGAAGTGCAGCAGGTGGTTAAGCAGGCCAAAGCCGAGGGTCAGACATGGCTGCTCTTTCTTGATGAGATTCACCGCTTTAACAAAGCCCAGCAGGATGTGCTGCTGCCCTATATCGAGGATGGCACACTGGTGTTGGTCGGTGCTACTACGGAAAACCCCTCATTCAGTCTGAACAATGCACTGCTTTCACGTTGCCGCATGATTGTGCTCAATGCCCTTGAAGCCGCTGATATCGCATCGATTCTTCAGCGTGCCGTGGCTTATCTGCAGCAGCAGTCATCCGAATTCGCGGTTGATGCTGATGCGCTGAACTGGCTGGCGGAGGGTAGTGATGGTGATGCCCGTTATGCGATCAATGCCCTGAATGCGCTGTTTGAATCGGATCGCTCAAAAAGCTGGGATAAAAAGGCGGTGCAGGCGCAGAGCCTCAGGCGTGCTGCCCGCTATGATCGTGATGGCGATGCCCACTACGATCTGATCTCCGCACTGCACAAGTCTGTGCGTGATTCCGATGCTGACGGTGCCATCTAC from Mariprofundus sp. NF harbors:
- a CDS encoding replication-associated recombination protein A, with translation MAQQVSLLHPEAGAGSEIDINVPLAHRIRPKSLAEVAGQHELTRTDSWFAAMMAEGRCISCIFWGPPGVGKTTLATMMADAAGIPFRQLSAVSAGKAEVQQVVKQAKAEGQTWLLFLDEIHRFNKAQQDVLLPYIEDGTLVLVGATTENPSFSLNNALLSRCRMIVLNALEAADIASILQRAVAYLQQQSSEFAVDADALNWLAEGSDGDARYAINALNALFESDRSKSWDKKAVQAQSLRRAARYDRDGDAHYDLISALHKSVRDSDADGAIYWLARMLEAGEQPLYIARRLIRMATEDIGLADPKALNITLDAHRMFEILGSPEGEQGLFEAAIYLALAPKSNAAYMAEKSARKLARETQHTDVPKHLKNGPTKLMKELGHGAGYQYAHNAVDGVVNQQHLPDGVHGQFYQPVERGFERTLKERIDWLNERRGEKR